From Diadema setosum chromosome 5, eeDiaSeto1, whole genome shotgun sequence, the proteins below share one genomic window:
- the LOC140228840 gene encoding uncharacterized protein — protein sequence MPAIFPSPMTRTIMRADPPSCARALMNHRTLPQPSSQPLCPSPRFHIGMESAHNVMVSMDTQPATPKTERPTKQQKRRQVGNIPSALKRGKNSDDATHGDSTQTMHPKRKRYQRSRCRTRSPACLQRLRRHRRVKANDRERNRMHNLNHALDGLREVLPKFPDDTKLTKIETLRFAHNYIWALSEMLKMVDGNEKSCLAVDTSFSALQAMAGTSPVGNMCQRAVAAREAVSSEQSQLPSCCHERSTVNVKNEIVMWDAHLPESPETLRSPEPTNYDSFGVSSFKCNPDQTTFVNNRDIVDRLTPYSWLMK from the coding sequence ATGCCAGCTATTTTCCCTTCGCCAATGACCCGCACAATCATGCGAGCAGATCCCCCGTCCTGCGCACGCGCACTAATGAACCATCGAACCCTCCCTCAACCGAGTTCGCAGCCGCTGTGCCCGAGTCCTCGCTTTCACATTGGCATGGAGTCAGCGCACAACGTTATGGTTTCCATGGATACGCAGCCGGCTACTCCAAAGACGGAGAGGCCGACCAAGCAGCAGAAGCGTCGCCAAGTGGGCAACATACCTTCCGCTCTGAAACGCGGGAAAAACAGCGATGACGCGACTCACGGGGATTCGACGCAGACGATGCATCCGAAAAGGAAGCGATATCAGCGCTCACGATGTCGTACTCGAAGTCCCGCTTGTCTGCAAAGACTTCGTCGTCACCGCAGAGTGAAGGCCAACGATCGGGAGAGGAATCGCATGCACAATCTCAACCACGCGCTCGACGGCCTGAGGGAGGTTCTCCCGAAATTTCCCGATGACACTAAACTGACCAAGATTGAGACCCTTCGGTTCGCGCACAACTACATCTGGGCACTGTCCGAGATGCTCAAAATGGTGGATGGAAACGAAAAAAGCTGTTTGGCTGTGGACACTTCATTTTCTGCTTTGCAGGCTATGGCTGGAACTTCGCCAGTAGGAAACATGTGCCAGCGGGCCGTTGCGGCTCGGGAAGCGGTCAGCTCTGAGCAATCACAACTTCCGAGTTGCTGCCACGAGCGCTCGACCGTCAACGTGAAGAACGAGATTGTGATGTGGGATGCCCATTTACCCGAGAGTCCCGAAACTCTGAGATCTCCAGAGCCAACAAACTATGACAGTTTTGGAGTCTCTTCCTTTAAATGTAACCCCGATCAGACGACATTTGTCAACAATCGCGATATCGTCGATCGACTAACACCCTATTCGTGGCTTATGAAATAA